The region CTTCGTCATAAAAGGATCGAACATCTTTGACGTCGGGGACCGCATCAGGATAGATAAGGTCAAGGGCGACGTGAAACACCTTGGGCTTTTCCACATCATCCTGGACGAGGTCGGCGAGGATGAAAAGCTCGGCGGGGAGCTCACGGGAAGAATATTCCACATCCCCAATCTTGTAGTCCTTGACCAGCCCGTGCTTAATTATTCGAGAGGCTACACGATCAATGAGGAGCTTACCAGGTGCGGCTACATGTTCGATGAGATAAGGATACCGCTGAAAACAGATAGCGACATCAAGAAAGGGGTCGAGATATTATCCGTACTGCTGAGCCATGAGAACAATAAGTTCTTAAAGAATTCAATGGAAGCCTTCGGCGAAAACCTGCCTAACTTCGCCCATGACCTGGACAAGGGCCCCAGGATAACGG is a window of Methanooceanicella nereidis DNA encoding:
- a CDS encoding mechanosensitive ion channel domain-containing protein, translating into MKYSKVKMRVKYLMVIASIIVGTAVLLVIPFFQPNLAIYITIIALGLALALQKYIASFVGHFVIKGSNIFDVGDRIRIDKVKGDVKHLGLFHIILDEVGEDEKLGGELTGRIFHIPNLVVLDQPVLNYSRGYTINEELTRCGYMFDEIRIPLKTDSDIKKGVEILSVLLSHENNKFLKNSMEAFGENLPNFAHDLDKGPRITVHIDEGKIWIKGKFVTPLKQRNQLRTKINLQFIERIREDKTVEIA